CCCACGCCGAAGAGCCGTCCGACGCTTCCCTGGTATTGCTGACGGAAAATTTCCCGCCCTACAACATGGCCAAGAACGGCAAGAACTTCGCCAGGGACGAGAACATCGAAGGCATCGCCGTGGACATCGTGCGCGAAACCTTCAAGCGTGCCGGCATTTCCTACAATCTCACCCTGCGTTTTCCCTGGGAGCGAATCTACAAGCTTGCCCTGGAGAAACCCGGCTATGGCGTGTTTGTGATGGCGCGCCTGCCGGATCGGGAAGCGTTGTTCAAGTGGGTCGGCCCCATCGGCCCGGACGACTGGGTGCTGCTGGCCAAGGCCGACAGCAAGATCCAGCTCGACGACCTGGAGCATGCGCGCCGCTACAGGATCGGCGCCTATAAAGGCGATGCCATCGCCGAGACCCTGGAGAAGCAGGGCCTTAACCCGGTGGTGGTGTTGCGTGACCAGGACAACGCGCAAAAGCTCGTGGATGGCCAGATCGACCTGTGGGCCACCGGCGACCCGGCCGGGCGTTACCTGGCGCGCCAGGTCGGTGTGACCGGGCTCAAGACTGTGCTGCGGTTCAACAGCGCCCAGTTGTACCTGGCACTGAACAAGGATGTACCGGATGAGACGGTGGCCAGGCTGCAGGCAGCGTTGGATCAGTTGCGCTCTGAAGGGCGGGTGGAACAGATCATGGCGGACTATTTGTAGCGGTAGACGCCGTTCTTGCCGTGCCCCGCCATGGCTTGATTGCTGCGCACACTGATCATCAGCTTGATATCAATCCACTCGATGCCCTGGGCCTGGAGCTTGGGCAATTCGCGCTCGAGCACCGCCAGCGTCTGCGGATAGGGGTGGCCGATCATCACCGCCGAACCCTGTTTATGCGCCAGCTTGATCGCGGTTTGCAGCTGCGTGGCAATCGCCGCTTCGGTGCGCTCATCATCGAGGA
This genomic window from Pseudomonas marginalis contains:
- a CDS encoding substrate-binding periplasmic protein, producing MFKTLLLALASTSIFMVSAAHAEEPSDASLVLLTENFPPYNMAKNGKNFARDENIEGIAVDIVRETFKRAGISYNLTLRFPWERIYKLALEKPGYGVFVMARLPDREALFKWVGPIGPDDWVLLAKADSKIQLDDLEHARRYRIGAYKGDAIAETLEKQGLNPVVVLRDQDNAQKLVDGQIDLWATGDPAGRYLARQVGVTGLKTVLRFNSAQLYLALNKDVPDETVARLQAALDQLRSEGRVEQIMADYL